In one window of Frigoriglobus tundricola DNA:
- a CDS encoding SDR family NAD(P)-dependent oxidoreductase, with protein MESRDKPLAGRSAVITGANQGLGRTIAEHFVRAGASVLITARGEELLSRTAADLAPLATVPGQQVLTRVADVSNEAHCAATAAQAFANLANPCVLVNNAGVYGPFGPIEDNDWAEWVKALEINLFGTVLMCRAFLPHMRAAKYGKVINLSGGGATAPLPRISSYAASKAAVVRFTETLAEETRGAGIDVNAVAPGALNTRLMDDLIAAGPDKVGAAFFERMTRTRDSGGTPLDKGAALSVFLASAASDGISGRLLSAVWDDWANLPAQRDELAASDIYTLRRITPDDRGGWKKCA; from the coding sequence CCGGTCGGCCGTCATCACCGGCGCGAACCAGGGGTTGGGTCGGACCATCGCCGAACACTTCGTGCGCGCCGGGGCCAGTGTGCTGATCACGGCGCGGGGCGAGGAGCTCCTGAGCCGAACGGCCGCGGACCTCGCGCCGCTCGCCACGGTCCCGGGTCAGCAGGTGCTCACGCGGGTCGCGGACGTGTCGAACGAGGCGCACTGTGCCGCGACCGCGGCCCAGGCGTTCGCGAACCTCGCCAACCCGTGCGTGCTGGTGAACAACGCCGGCGTGTACGGGCCGTTCGGCCCCATTGAGGACAACGACTGGGCCGAGTGGGTGAAAGCGCTCGAGATCAACCTGTTCGGCACCGTCCTCATGTGCCGGGCGTTCCTGCCGCACATGCGGGCCGCGAAGTACGGGAAGGTCATCAACCTCTCCGGCGGCGGGGCGACCGCCCCGCTCCCGCGCATCAGCTCCTACGCCGCGTCGAAGGCCGCCGTGGTGCGGTTCACCGAGACGCTCGCGGAGGAGACCCGCGGGGCCGGCATCGACGTGAACGCGGTCGCCCCCGGCGCCCTGAACACGCGGCTCATGGACGACCTCATCGCGGCCGGGCCGGACAAGGTCGGGGCCGCGTTCTTCGAGCGGATGACGCGGACCCGCGATTCCGGCGGCACGCCGCTGGACAAGGGGGCGGCCCTCAGCGTGTTCCTCGCCTCGGCCGCGTCCGACGGGATCAGCGGGCGGCTCCTGAGCGCGGTGTGGGACGACTGGGCGAACCTGCCGGCGCAGCGCGACGAACTGGCGGCGAGCGACATCTACACGCTCCGCCGCATCACGCCGGACGACCGCGGAGGGTGGAAGAAGTGCGCGTAG
- a CDS encoding Gfo/Idh/MocA family protein, whose translation MRVAIVGCGLIGGKRAKSVAALGHQVVATADAVPERAAALAKGHPGCAASGDWRAVVARPDVDAVVVATINDALAAVTLGAAKAGKHVLVEKPAARSAAELRPVAAAARAAGATVRVGFNHRFHPALRKARELVDAGAVGPLMFARGRYGHGGRVGYDREWRADPALAGGGELLDQGVHLIDLTRWFLGDVADVSGYAGTFFWDMPVEDNGFVCLKHTGGQVGWLHASCSEWKNLFCLEIYGRTGKLQIDGLGGSYGVERLAYYRMLPQMGPPETTIWEYPGEDGSWAAEFRDFAAAAAGTRGTGATLDDAVAALDVVAAVYAQSPGAERRAA comes from the coding sequence GTGCGCGTAGCCATCGTCGGGTGCGGGCTGATCGGCGGGAAGCGGGCGAAGTCCGTCGCCGCGCTGGGGCACCAGGTGGTCGCCACCGCGGACGCGGTGCCCGAGCGGGCGGCGGCGCTCGCGAAGGGCCACCCCGGCTGCGCCGCGAGCGGCGACTGGCGCGCGGTCGTGGCGCGACCGGACGTCGACGCCGTCGTGGTGGCGACGATCAACGACGCGCTCGCGGCGGTCACGCTCGGGGCCGCCAAAGCGGGCAAACACGTCCTCGTGGAGAAGCCGGCGGCGCGGTCGGCGGCCGAGCTCCGTCCGGTCGCGGCGGCGGCACGGGCCGCGGGCGCCACGGTCCGGGTCGGGTTCAACCACCGCTTCCACCCGGCGCTGCGCAAGGCGCGCGAGCTGGTCGACGCCGGTGCGGTCGGCCCGCTGATGTTCGCCCGCGGGCGGTACGGCCACGGCGGGCGCGTGGGCTACGACCGCGAGTGGCGGGCGGACCCGGCGCTCGCCGGCGGCGGGGAACTGCTCGACCAGGGCGTCCACCTGATCGACCTGACGCGGTGGTTCCTCGGCGACGTGGCCGACGTGAGCGGCTACGCGGGCACGTTCTTCTGGGACATGCCCGTCGAGGACAACGGCTTCGTGTGTCTGAAACACACCGGCGGGCAGGTGGGCTGGCTGCACGCCAGCTGTTCCGAGTGGAAGAACCTGTTCTGCCTCGAGATCTACGGCCGGACCGGGAAGCTCCAGATCGACGGGCTGGGCGGCAGCTACGGGGTCGAGCGGCTGGCGTACTACCGCATGTTGCCGCAGATGGGGCCGCCGGAAACGACCATCTGGGAGTACCCGGGTGAGGACGGCTCGTGGGCGGCGGAGTTCCGCGATTTCGCGGCCGCTGCCGCCGGGACGCGGGGCACGGGCGCGACACTGGACGACGCCGTAGCGGCACTGGACGTCGTGGCCGCCGTATACGCACAATCACCGGGAGCGGAGCGACGGGCCGCGTGA
- a CDS encoding GHMP family kinase ATP-binding protein — protein MIITRSPLRISLGGGGTDLPSYYREHTGFLLAAAIDRHVHIVINRSILPEMILKYAQTERVTDVEQIQHPLVREAMKLVGTPAEGLEVAAMADIPAGTGLGSSGSFCTALLRGLHALHNGNPSAAEIAEQACHIEIDRLKEPVGKQDQFIAAVGGVTCFRFNPDGHVEYWPLRASSDTLRRLEHNLVLYFTGYTRSASEVLREQDTKTKAADSSMIDNLHFIKDLGYKSKDALEGGDLRGFAELMNVHWRSKKKRSGNMSNSRIDEWYELGIKSGGLGGKLIGAGGGGFLMFYTEDAEQLTAAMSRAGLQHVPFRFDFEGTRVVSGGTPSPALRPAIRRAA, from the coding sequence ATGATCATTACCCGAAGCCCGCTCCGGATCTCGCTCGGCGGCGGCGGCACCGACCTGCCGTCGTACTACCGTGAACACACCGGCTTTTTGTTGGCCGCGGCCATCGACCGGCACGTCCACATCGTCATCAACCGGTCGATCCTGCCCGAGATGATTCTGAAGTACGCGCAGACCGAGCGCGTCACGGACGTGGAGCAGATCCAGCACCCGCTGGTCCGCGAGGCGATGAAGCTCGTCGGCACCCCGGCCGAGGGGCTGGAGGTCGCGGCGATGGCCGACATCCCGGCCGGTACCGGGCTCGGGTCGTCCGGCAGCTTCTGTACGGCCCTTCTGCGCGGGCTGCACGCGCTGCACAACGGCAACCCGAGCGCGGCCGAGATCGCCGAACAGGCGTGCCACATCGAAATCGACCGGCTGAAGGAGCCCGTCGGCAAGCAGGACCAGTTCATCGCGGCCGTCGGCGGGGTGACCTGCTTCCGGTTCAACCCGGACGGGCACGTGGAGTACTGGCCGCTCCGGGCCTCGTCGGACACGCTCCGGCGGCTCGAGCACAACCTGGTGCTGTACTTCACCGGGTACACCCGCAGCGCCTCCGAGGTGCTGCGCGAGCAGGACACGAAGACCAAGGCCGCCGACTCGTCGATGATCGACAACCTGCACTTCATTAAGGACCTCGGGTACAAGAGCAAGGACGCGCTCGAGGGCGGCGACCTGCGCGGGTTCGCGGAGCTGATGAACGTCCACTGGCGGTCGAAGAAGAAGCGGAGCGGGAACATGTCCAACTCCCGCATCGACGAGTGGTACGAGCTGGGGATCAAGAGCGGCGGCCTGGGCGGCAAGCTGATCGGCGCCGGCGGCGGCGGGTTCCTCATGTTCTACACCGAGGACGCCGAGCAGCTGACCGCCGCCATGTCCCGGGCAGGGTTGCAGCACGTGCCGTTCCGGTTCGACTTCGAGGGCACGCGGGTCGTCAGCGGCGGCACGCCGTCGCCGGCCCTGCGCCCGGCCATCCGCCGCGCGGCGTAA
- a CDS encoding nucleotidyltransferase family protein — MQDLASTPVLILAGGKATRLGEVTKTIPKALVPLAGKPFIDHQLAGLFAQGVREVVMCVGHFADQIRGHVGGGERFGLRVRYSDDGATLRGTGGAVRRALPLVGDGCFVLYGDSILDLSYRAAFAALSPTALGLMTVFRNENSFDKSNVVFRNGRLVRYSKQAASADMTHIDYGLSLLRRAAIERIPAEHPSDLADLYSALVASGEMTGYEVTRRFYEIGSPSGLREAEEFLRRAA; from the coding sequence GTGCAGGACCTCGCTTCGACCCCCGTACTGATCCTCGCCGGCGGCAAGGCCACCCGGCTGGGCGAGGTCACAAAAACGATTCCCAAGGCGCTCGTGCCACTGGCCGGCAAGCCGTTCATCGACCACCAGCTCGCGGGGCTGTTCGCGCAGGGCGTGCGCGAGGTCGTGATGTGCGTCGGCCACTTCGCCGACCAGATCCGCGGGCACGTGGGCGGCGGCGAGCGGTTCGGGCTCCGGGTCCGGTACTCCGACGACGGGGCCACGCTCCGCGGCACCGGCGGGGCCGTGCGGCGGGCGCTGCCGCTGGTCGGGGACGGGTGCTTCGTCCTGTACGGCGACTCGATCCTCGACCTGAGTTACCGCGCCGCGTTTGCCGCACTGTCGCCGACGGCGCTGGGGCTGATGACCGTGTTCCGCAACGAGAACAGTTTCGACAAGAGCAACGTGGTGTTCCGCAACGGGCGGCTCGTGCGGTACAGCAAGCAGGCCGCGTCCGCGGACATGACGCACATCGACTACGGCCTGTCGCTCTTGCGGCGGGCCGCCATCGAGCGTATCCCGGCGGAGCACCCGTCGGACCTGGCCGACCTGTACAGCGCCCTCGTGGCGAGCGGCGAGATGACCGGCTACGAGGTGACCCGGCGGTTTTACGAAATCGGCTCGCCGAGCGGCCTGCGGGAGGCGGAAGAGTTCCTCCGCCGCGCGGCGTGA
- a CDS encoding SIS domain-containing protein → MSFTQQFLAEAGEIIAKLDVAAIDKAVDALAKVRARGGRLFVLGVGGSAANAAHAVNDFRKIAGIETYAPTDNVSELTARTNDEGWETVFVEWLRGSRLDADDGVLVFSVGGGDLERNVSPNLVRAVQHAKKVGATVCGIVGRDGGYTAKVADACVIVPTVNAAHVTPHAEAFQAVVWHLFVTHPALKAAATKWESTAAADATKKVA, encoded by the coding sequence ATGTCCTTCACGCAGCAGTTCCTGGCCGAAGCGGGCGAGATCATCGCCAAACTCGACGTGGCCGCGATCGATAAGGCGGTGGACGCGCTCGCCAAGGTGCGGGCGCGGGGCGGGCGCCTGTTCGTCCTGGGCGTCGGCGGCAGCGCGGCCAACGCGGCGCACGCCGTCAACGACTTCCGCAAGATCGCCGGCATCGAAACGTACGCGCCCACCGACAACGTGTCCGAACTCACCGCCCGCACGAACGACGAGGGGTGGGAGACGGTGTTCGTCGAGTGGCTGCGCGGGAGCCGGCTGGACGCCGACGACGGGGTCCTGGTGTTCTCGGTCGGCGGCGGCGACCTCGAGCGGAACGTCAGCCCGAACCTCGTGCGGGCCGTTCAGCACGCCAAGAAGGTGGGCGCCACGGTGTGCGGCATCGTCGGCCGCGACGGCGGGTACACCGCGAAGGTGGCGGACGCGTGCGTCATCGTGCCGACGGTGAACGCCGCACACGTGACCCCCCACGCCGAAGCGTTCCAGGCGGTCGTGTGGCACCTCTTCGTCACGCACCCCGCGCTCAAGGCCGCCGCGACCAAGTGGGAATCGACGGCCGCCGCCGACGCGACGAAGAAGGTGGCTTGA
- a CDS encoding D-glycero-alpha-D-manno-heptose-1,7-bisphosphate 7-phosphatase, whose product MPQRVVFLDRDGVLNRAFPEGGTTRPPMTLDELELLPGVPAALARLRAAGFVLVVVTNQPDVARGKQTRAAVEAINARLSAELPLLDVFACYHDGADKCSCRKPKAGMLLAAAAKWDLDLDAAFLIGDRWSDIVAAHAAGCRAVLIDTPFGNPERCNPDYRAADVTGAVDWILATAGVAVRSAA is encoded by the coding sequence ATGCCGCAGCGCGTCGTATTCCTGGACCGCGACGGGGTCCTCAACCGCGCGTTCCCCGAGGGCGGCACCACGCGCCCGCCGATGACCCTGGACGAACTCGAGCTGCTGCCGGGCGTCCCGGCCGCACTCGCCCGGCTCCGGGCGGCCGGGTTCGTGCTCGTGGTCGTGACCAACCAGCCGGACGTGGCCCGCGGTAAGCAGACCCGCGCCGCGGTCGAAGCGATCAACGCGAGGTTGAGTGCGGAGCTGCCGCTGCTCGACGTGTTCGCGTGCTACCACGACGGCGCCGACAAGTGCTCGTGCCGCAAGCCCAAGGCCGGAATGTTGTTGGCGGCGGCGGCGAAGTGGGACCTGGACCTGGACGCCGCGTTCCTGATCGGGGACCGGTGGAGCGACATCGTCGCGGCGCACGCGGCCGGGTGCCGCGCGGTGCTGATCGACACCCCGTTCGGGAACCCGGAGCGGTGCAACCCGGACTACCGGGCGGCCGACGTCACCGGGGCGGTGGACTGGATACTGGCGACCGCGGGGGTCGCCGTCCGATCGGCGGCGTGA
- a CDS encoding transaldolase family protein translates to MKLFVDTADVKELETCLERGFPSGVTTNPLLVARSGCTDFGVHIRSMIDALIKHDAKIPLSVEVNTADPAKMADEAEHFVKEFGDYPYLNIKIPVGWNELKVIAQLARRNVPVNCTCCMSYNQAVMAARAGAKYVSLFWGRIRDIGYDAGSVVRQVRETLDRSELDSEIIVGSIRHLADVNEAIQAGAHILTVPPKFFPQMCAHPKTDEAVAQFMTEFRAWEQAVQANQVKRAA, encoded by the coding sequence ATGAAACTGTTCGTTGACACGGCGGACGTGAAGGAACTGGAAACGTGCCTGGAGCGGGGCTTCCCGTCGGGCGTGACCACTAACCCGCTCCTCGTCGCGCGGTCCGGTTGCACCGACTTCGGCGTCCACATCCGGTCGATGATCGACGCACTCATCAAGCACGACGCGAAGATCCCGCTGTCGGTCGAGGTGAACACCGCCGACCCGGCCAAGATGGCGGACGAGGCCGAACACTTCGTCAAGGAGTTCGGCGACTACCCGTACCTGAACATCAAGATCCCGGTCGGCTGGAACGAGCTGAAGGTGATCGCCCAGTTGGCCCGCCGCAACGTGCCGGTCAACTGCACCTGCTGCATGTCGTACAACCAGGCGGTGATGGCCGCCCGCGCCGGGGCGAAGTACGTCAGCCTGTTCTGGGGCCGCATCCGCGACATCGGGTACGACGCCGGCAGCGTGGTGCGCCAGGTCCGCGAGACGCTCGACCGGTCCGAACTGGACAGCGAGATCATTGTCGGCAGCATCCGCCACCTGGCCGACGTGAACGAGGCCATTCAGGCCGGCGCCCACATCCTCACCGTGCCGCCCAAGTTCTTCCCGCAGATGTGCGCCCACCCGAAGACGGACGAGGCCGTCGCCCAGTTCATGACCGAGTTCCGCGCCTGGGAACAGGCGGTGCAGGCCAACCAGGTGAAGCGGGCCGCCTGA